DNA from Conexivisphaera calida:
TACTCTGATACTGGAAAGATACCTGAGACAAAGCTGTCTCCTGTCTATAACTACGATGATCTTGCCAAAGGACCTGAGTGCGATCCGCCGGATCTCGACGAGAACACGTGGGCCACCATCTTCTACACGTCTGGCACCACCGGCATGCCCAAGGGAGTCACGTTCACGCAGAGGGATCTTATGCTACATATGCTGGCCCTGGTGGCCGAGACCAAGCTCGAGCCGCTCTCGCTAACGGACGACGATGTCATAATGTCATTGGTCCCCATGTTCCACGTCCACTCCTGGGGCATACCATACGTGTCCGTTTTCATGGGTAGCAAATACGTGCTTCCTGGAAGGTACGACTTCGGCAGGATACTTGAGCTGGTGAAGAATGAGAAGATAACGTTCTCCACAATGGTGCCCTCCATCCTGTACATGATACTGACACATCCCAAGGTGGACGAGTACCGGGAGGCCCTCAGAGGCTGGAAGGTCGTGGTAGGCGGAGGCGCGCTTCCGAGGGGTCTCGCGATGAAGGCCAGGGAGTATGGCATAACCGCGATCGGCGGCTACGGCCTCTCCGAGACATGCCCCGTACTGACGATTGCGGTCAAGAACGATCGCACGAAGGGAATGAGCTACGAGGAGGCATTTGACTACATGATAAGCACTGGGGTGCCGATACCCATGGCGCATGTGAGGGTCATTGGTCACGATGGCACAGATGTCCCACGCGACGGAGCCACGATAGGTGAGATAGTTGCACGTGCTCCCTGGCTGACACGTGGATATTACAGGGATCCCGAGAAGACCAAGGAACTGTGGAGGGGCGGATGGTTGCACACGGGCGATCTCGCAGTCGTGGATCCCCTGGGCTACATACACATAGTGGACAGGGAGCGCGACGCGATAAAGAGCGGCGGCGAGTTCATACCAACGCTTGTGGTGGAGAACCTGATAAGCGAGGTTCCCGGCGTCGGTGAGGTCGCCGTTGTCGGAAAGCCCGATCCGAAGTGGGGTGAGAGGCCCGTGGCGTTCGTGACTAGAAGGGGCAACGTCACGGAATCGGACGTGCTAGCTAATCTTCAGAGGCACGTAGAAGCTGGCAGAATACAGAAGTGGTGGATTCCTGACTCGGTGATATTCATAGATGATATGCCTAGGACCAGCACTAACAAGATAGATAAGAAGGAGCTAAGGAAGAGGCTCGAGGGCTCCTGACGGAATTCGAACACGTGCGGAATACTTTTTAGCTAGGTCGTGAAATCAGAAGTAATGTCCTCTTTTGAAGCACTCGATGGTATAGTAAAAAAAGTCCAAAGTAATCCCGGATTACTGCAGGAATTTCGGAAGTTTTCCGGGAAAATATTCCAATTTTCTCTAAAGGAGGGCGATGCGTTCCACCTGTCGATAGGGCCCGATGGAACTCCTATGCTTGAGCGGGGCAATCACCAATCCCCCAGCGCCACCATAACCGCATCCGATTCGGCGCTTGTAGACATATTGACGGGGAAGGCCGACGCTGTGCAGTCCTTCTTCATGGGCAAGGTGAAGGTCTCCGGGGACCTGATGTCAGTGCAGGGCCTGGTCAACCTCCTGAAGAAGATCAGGTGAACTAATTGAAGTTCGAGAAGGTAGCGGTAGTCGGCGCGGGCGAGATGGGCCATGGAATAGCTGAGGTCTTCGCGCTCGCCGGTCTGCCGGTGTCGCTCATAGACGTGAAACAGGACATACTGGACAGGGCGAAGTCCCGGATAGCCGATAGCCTGAAGCATATGGCGTCCAGGGGAAGGATAAAGCCTGAGCAGGTGGATCAGGTCCTCTCCAGGATCTCCACATACACGTCGATAGAGGAGGGAGCGAGGGGCGTCGACCTGGCGATAGAGGCCGTTCCCGAGAGGATCGACGTGAAGTCGCAGGTGCTGAAGGCCTTGGAGGCAGTGCTATCACCCGACGCAGTTATAGGGACGAACACCTCCAGCATACTCATCTCCGAGCTCTCGCAGTTCCTCTCGAGGAAGGATCGCTTCCTGGGGACGCACTTCTTCAATCCACCTGTAGTCATGAAGTTAGTCGAGGTCGTGAAGGGGCCCGAGACCTCCGATGCGACCGTGGACGCAGTGATGGAGCTCATGAAGTCGATCGGCAAGGTGCCTGTCAGGGTTAAGGACAGCGTGGGCTTCATAGTGAACCGCATCGAGGGGCCGGAGCTGCTCTACTTCTGCCTCCTGGTCGACAGGGGCCTGGCAAAGCCGTCCGAGGTCGATGCATTCTTCAGATCCCAGGGACTTCCAATGGGCCCGTACGAGCTGATGGACTACGTTGGGCTAGACGTCGTGCAGGAGCTCCTCAAGTACTACGCCGCGAAGCTCTCCAAGGACTACGGGAAGTGCAGGACAATAGGCGACCTCGTGTCCAAGGGTTATCTTGGCATGAAGGCCGGCAGGGGATTCTATGAGTGGGAGGGGGGAAAGGCCAAGATAGACCTGAGCAGGCAGACGGACAAGGTCGGCCTCTTGGACGTGATGCTGCTGGAGGTCAACGAGGCGGTCAAGCTGCTGGAGGAGGGCGTAGCCTCGCCGGACGACATAGAGACCGCCGTTAAGCTCGGCCTGAACAGGCCATTTGGCCCGATAACTGTGGCGAAGACCCTCACGAGCTCCGAGGCGCGCGAGAAGCTGGAGGCCATGTCCAAGGACTTCGACTGCGAGGTGTTCGCCCCTGCCAGGTCCATAAGGGACGGCAGGCTGCGCGAGGCGATAGAGGGCAGGCTCCAGCCGGCTCAGCCCAAGCCCGAGTCCACGCAGCCTCAGGCTCCGCAGCCAGCGCCGACGTATGGCGACTACAAGAATCTACGCGTCACAAAGGTCGGCGACAGGGTGGTGAGGATTGCACTCAACCGGCCCAAGCTCAACTTGATGAACGTGGAGCTCTTGGAGGAGCTGGGCGCGGTCCTGGACAAGGTGAAGGGCGATCCCGAGGTGTTTGTGGTGCTGATAACCGGGGAAGGCGGCACCTTCTCCGCAGGGGCTGACCTCAGCGCGTACGTCGCGGACTCCGTGCAGTTCTCGGAGTTCTCCCGCATCGGCGAGAGGACCTTCCGGAAGATAGTCGAATTGCCGAAGATCACCGTGGCGGAGATAAAGGGGTATGCGCTCGGAGGAGGTCTCGAGCTGGCTCTCTCGTGCGACATAAGGCTCGCGACCCCGGACGCCACGCTCGGCTTCCCGGAGGTGACCCTTGGGATATTGCCAGGATGGGGAGGGACGCAGCGGCTCCCAAGGCTGATTGGCATGTCGAGGGCCATGGAGCTCATCCTCACGGGCAGGAGGATTAACGGCAGGGAGGCACACGAGATCGGGCTTGTGGCATTGCTCCTCGGGCAGGATCCGGACGGCGAGGCCGTGAAGTACGCTGAGTCCCTGGCGACCAGTTCCGCGCCCATAGCTGCCCGCTTCGCGAAGATGCTGGTCAACAAGGCATCAGAGGTCCCGGAGGACGTTGGTCTGGAGATGGAGTCCACAGCTTTCGGAATCCTGTTCGGCACTCAGGACATGAAGGAGGGCGTCTCCGCGCTGCTTCAGAAGAGGAAGCCGAACTTCAGGGGGAAGTGAACATGGGCGACGCCCGTGATGTGTACATAGTGGATTTCCGCAGGACAGCGTTCTCCAGATCGAGGCCGAAGGAACCGGAGAAGGACGTATTCAACTCGATCAGGATGGACGAGGCGCTCGGCGCCCTCATATCGGACATGGTCAGGAGGAACTCCATAGACCCCCTCGACATTGGGGATGTCATAACTGGATGCGCGCTGCAGGCCGGCGAGAATTGGCTCTACGGAGGCAGGCATCCGATATTCTTGGCCCAACTGCCGCCCGAGGTCCCCGGCATGGCCATAGATAGGGCGTGCTCCTCCTCCATGAACGCCGCGTCCATAGGCTACATGGAGATACTGACCGGCAACTCCGAGCTCGTGCTCGCCGGTGGAATAGAGCACATGACGCACGTACCCATGGCGGACAATCCGCACATAGAGCCGAACTACAAATTACTCCTGAGGCCGGAATATCTGCGCTACCAGATGAACATAGGATACTCGATGGGGCTGACTGCGGAGAAGCTGGCTGAGGTGAGCGGAATTTCGAAGGATGACATGGATCAGTGGTCCCTGAGGAGCCATCAGCTCGCTGCTAAGTCGCTCGCCGAGGGATGGTTCAGGGGTGAGATAATGCCGATCGAGGTCGAGTACCAGGGAAGGAAGACCGTGGTCGACAGCGATCAGAGCATAAGACCGGACACCACCATAGATCAGATAAGGAACCTTCCTCCGGCGTTCAAACCGGATGGCGTGATAACCGCGGGTAACTCCTCCCCCCTCAACGCGGGTGCCTCCCTCCTGATGCTGGCATCGGGACGCATGGTAGAGAAGTACAGCCTCAAGCCCATGGCCAAAATAAAGTCGATAGGCTGGGCAGGCGTGGAGCCCTACATAATGGGAAAGGGGCCAGTCCCGGCCAGCCGGAAGGCATTAGAGCGTGCTGGATTGCGGGTGGACGACATAGACTTCTGGGAGATAAATGAGGCATTCGCAGTGGTGACGCTCTACGCGATAAGGGAGTTGGGCATAGAGCCCGAGAGAGTCAATGTTCACGGCGGCGCCATAGCAATAGGTCATCCCCTCGGAGCGACCGGCGCCAGGATAACCGGCACCCTCGCCAGGATACTGAAGGAGAGGAAGGGAAAGTACGGCGTGGCTACCCTCTGCGTCGGGGGCGGCCAAGGATATTCCGTGGTTCTGGAGGCAGTCGAGTGATGTACTCGTTGCCTGAGGGGTATGAAGAGATACGTTCGCGCGCAAGGGAGTTCGCCCTCAGGGAGTTCACAGAGGAGGTATCTCGCAGGTACGACGAATCCGAGGAATACCCGGATGAGATCAGGAGGAAGGTATTCTCCGCTGGGTTCCTCGACATGGCGGATCCCTGGAAGGTCCTGATAGCCATGGAGGAATTCTGCCGCGTGGATCCCGGTCTGGGGCTCTCTGCTATAGCATCAATGTTCGGGTCCGAGATACTGATGCTGTTCGGATCGGACGAGCAGAAGGAGCGGTACCTGGCGCCGGTCCTGAGGGGCGAGAAGATAAGCGGATTCGCCGTCACGGAGCCCTCGGCCGGGAGCGATGTCGCGGGGATAAAGTCCACGATGGAGCGCACGCCGGACGGCGACTACGTGTTGAACGGCGAGAAGATGTTCATAACCAACGGCACTGTCGCGGACCATTACTATCTCCTCGCCAGGACCTCACCGCCGGAGTCCTCCGACAAGAGGCATCATGGGCTGAGCTTGGCCATAATTGAGAGGAGGTGGCCAGGGGTCAGCCCCACTAAACTCAGGGGCAAGCTGGGCATGAGGTCCACTGACACCGCGGAGATAAAGTTCGAGAACGTGCGGGTCCCCAAGGAGAACCTCGTGGGCGAGGAGGGGAAGGGATTCTACTACGTGATGACGTTCTTCAACATAAGCAGGATATACGTGGCCGCCCAGGCCGTTGGAGTAGCTCAGGGCATGCTGGACCTTTATCTGGACTACGTGCTCAGCTCTCCATCCCCGCCGTCCGAGGGCGCTCAGTTCGTCTTGGCGGAGGGCGCGACCAAGGTGGAGGCTGCGCGGCTTATGACGTACAGAGCGGCATCCCTGATATTCCAGTTCAACCCGGATCCCGCGCTGACCAGCATGGCGAAGTACTACGCGGCTGAGGTGGCCAACGAGTTGGCACAGAAGATCATGGGCATAATTGGCGAGGACGGCCTGAGGGGACGGCTGGAGAAGCTCTACAGGGATGCTAAGATAACTGAGATCTGGGAGGGCACCAGTGAGATAGAGAAACTCGTCATATATCGGCAGCTCTCCAGGAGGAGGTCGAGCTGATGCTGAAGGACGAGGAGAAGCTGCTGAGGCGCGTGGTCACCGAGTTCTGCGAGTCGGAGGTGGAGAAAGAGCGCCTAAGGATAGAGCGGGACGGGATACCGGACTCGCTTATCAAGGCAGCCGCCGAGAGCGGATTCCTGGGCGCGCTGGCACCACCGGAGCTCGGGGGATCTGGGCTTGACCTGAGGTCATACTCAGTGCTTTTGCAGGCTATGTCCAAGTATTCCACCTCGCTCGCCTACTACGTGTTCCTCCAGAACTCGCTGTTCATAGCGCCGCTGCTGAAGTTCGCACAGGACGATGTCGGACGCAGCGTTATATCCGAGGTTGCCTCCGGTGGTTCCAAGGGCACGCTGGTACAGGATATATTCCGGAGGTCTAAGAACTCACTTTCCTATGAAGGTGAATTGAACGGGATGGCCGATATGGTCCCCCTTCCGGGTGCAGATCATCATCTGATACTGGCCCGCTCCAAGGATGGCGATGCGCTCGTGCTCTCAAGTCCTAGGAACATTCTTGAGAGATACAGGATAATAGGTCTGAGGGGAATAGAGTTCGGGAAGGTGAGCTACGAGGGACGTGCTGACGTCATCACCGAGCATGGCTCCAGCGCTGTAGAGGAGCTGATGGACGAGGTGGCAATACCGTTATCCGCTATGGCGCTTGGGGTCGTCGAGAGAGCGGTCGAGATGGCGGCTCAGTACTCAAAGGAGCGGGAGGCATTCGGATCCAAACTCTCGGAATTCCAGCCGATAGCGTTCTACATAGCCGATGTGCAGGCACAGCTCAGGGTGCTGGAAGAGTATCTATACTCAGATTCCCCGGATCCGCTGACAGCTAAGGTACTATCGCTCGATCTGGCTAGGAAGGCCTCTAGAATGTCCATTCAGGTCCACGGTGGCTACGGATACTTCGAGGACATAGGGGTGGAGAGGCTTTACAGGGACGCTGCAGTGCTATCGTCTATTTCCGGCAATTACTTGGACGATATGACAAAGCTCTCTAGGAGATTGTTGGGCGATTTCACCGCAAAGATCTAAGTCCAGTCCAGATACATATAGGTGCCTTTACATGTAGCACAGAGATCGCCTTTGCCATCCCTCAATTCTATATCCACGAAGGCCAACGTTCTACCGCCTCTGATGACCTTGGCACTGGCCCTGACGGGCCCCTCCGACACCGGCTTCACATATGACACGTTAAGATCTACGGTGACCTCATTGTGTCCCAGCTTATATGAGAGCACAGCGCATCCGCCGGCGGCGTCCATTAGCGTCGCTATAGCTCCACCATTCATAGTGCCACCAAACCGCGTCAGCTCCTCCCTGAAATCGAGGCAAAGGGTACAATTTCCGGGTTCGATGCGCTCCACCTTCACCCCGAGCAGCTTCAGGAAGGGATCCATTTCCAAGAGATTCTTCAGAACTTCCAAACTCATACTTCAAGCCAATGCGTGCGCATGTAATACGGTTTATCTTTTCACCACCGATTAGTGTGGAGTGTGGAAGGCCGTTATGGCGTCGAGGCGCGTTCAGCTACAAACTTTTCATTTATATTCGAGTTAATTTGTCGCGTTAGGTTCAGGGGTCGGTTGCGGGTGATGCTAGATCAGTACCCACGAAAGTACCCCATAGATGATATTAGATATAGTATTTCCCTTCAATCAGTACCCACGAAAGTACCCCATAGATGATATTAGATATAGTATTATCCATCAGCTGAGGCGTCCCCGGAGGCCTCAGCTATCACCATGGATCCAGGGTGATGGATGCGTGATGGATGTCCCGCCGGGTTCTCCCCCTCAGCCCACCCATTCGTCGGCGCGTTCGCGCATGGGCTCCGCTGGCGAAGCGCCTACCGGCGCCAGTGCAGGGGTATGCGTTATCCTGCGCCCATCATGTACCCCACCTCCATCCACGGCACTTTCACTGCCTCCTCCGCGATGTAATCCCTGTACCTGTAGGTAGTCGCCCTCCCGGTACCCATCAGGGCCATCATCGCCCATGAGTTGTACAGGATTACGGAGAGCAGGAAGTAGACTATCCTGATCGTGTGGCTCCTGCTGCACGTCTTTGCCTCGAACCCGTCCTGCACCCTGTAGGAGGTCTCTATGCCCCACCTCGCCCTGTACTCCTCCGGAATCCTCCTGACCATGTCCTCGGGGTCCTCGAACGGCACGTTCGTCGCGAACGCAATGTACCTCTTCGACGGAGGATCATCGTCTTTGGCATCCCTCCTCCTAGCTATCACCAGATAGAAATCCACGCCCTTCCCATCCTCCTCATCACTTCCCATCCTGTACTCGACCACGGGAGGCAATTCGCCCCTCGCGTACGCCTCTATGATCCCCTTCACGCGGCTGTTGGCCACGGCCGGCACTATGAACCGCATCCCCATGCGCTGCAGCATGGAGAGGACCTCGACGGCGAAGAACCCCCTGTCCATGAGTAGGAGCGAGGGCCTCGCGCGCAGGAGGGAGCCCGCCTCCTCCAGCAGCCTCCCCACGACCTCCTCCTTCGAGCTGAAGGGCGTGACCGGGAGCGCGTGGAGCGTGAGCTTGGCCCTCTCGTCCATGCCCACCGTGCTCACGGTCGCATATGTGTGGAAGTAGGTGGTGCCGTCCTTCATCTTCCCCCTCATCACCATGGAGTCGCGCCTCCCGTAGTACGGCTCCTCCGTGTAGTCTATCGCCACCATGGGCGGCACTCCCCTCCCTCTGGGCGCGTGCCCCAGGAGCTCCGCGTTCGCATCGTTCATCGCCTCGAGGGCCTCCATCGGGTCCACCCTCTCCAGCCTGTAGAACAGGGTGTCTGGGGAGGGCACGCGATGGCCGTTGTCCGCCAGCGCCCCCAGCCCGGACTCCGCGTACGCTCCCCTGGCGGAGAGGTGGATCAGGCAGCGCAGCAGCGCCTCAGACGAGTACTTCGCGTTCCTCGCGGTCCTCCCGTCGACGAGCGCTCCCAGGTGGGCCATGAGCGCGCCGAGCGCCAAGTTAAAGAGGGTCCTCATCGCAGCCCTGTTGGGGCCCTTCTGGCTGTGTGTTCTTGTTATGGGCATAGCAAAGATGCACGGTCGGAGGGGCCCTAGATACGCGTAGCGGATGGGAGATCCATCGCTTGTGATAGTGCTATACCATATTCAAGGTCATCTATAGTGCACTTTCGGAAGTACTGTAGATGGACGGGCTGATTTAAAATAAATTTATTTATGCGCCAAAGTTGAGTAAAGAACTATAAATATTGGCAGCCGCGAGATAACCTCAATGGCCTCATTTCCCTTCGATGGGTTGGATGACTTTGAGGTTAAGTTTACGGAGGACCAAGAGATGTTCCGGAGAATTGTTGAAAAATTCGCTGAGGATTCCCTGAGACCGCGCGTGAAGGACGTGGAGTCCGCTGATAAAATACCGGTAGAGTTGATAGAAGGCGCGAAGGCGTTGGGCCTAATGGGCATCGGCGTGCCACCTGAGTACGGAGGCCAAGGCGGCGGCTTCAAGGAGTTGGCGATAATGTCGGAAGAGATCTCCCGGGTTCTGCCCGCCTTCGGGACCATGCTGCTTGTGAACAGATTGTTCATAGATCCCCTAATGATGTTCGGAACTGCTGATCAGAAGAGCAGGTATTTGCCACCGGTGGCCAAGGGTGAGGTTTTCGCTGCGCATGCGAACACGGAGCCGGGCGCCGGAAGTGACGTGGCTGGAATATCCACGACTGCTAAGATGTCCAGCTCAGGATCCAAGTGGATTCTAAACGGCAGAAAGATATTCATATCAAACGCTGATCGTGCGCAGTTCTTCTTGGTATCAGCGCGGACCTCCCCATCAGAGCCTGGAAAGCGGTGGAGGGGAATAACCGCCTTCATAGTCGAGAGGGACTATCCTGGGCTGCGCATAGGCCAGAAATTCAACGTGATGGGGCTCATGGGCGAGCATCCGAGCGAGGTCCTACTTGAAGACGTGGAGGTTCCTGAGTCCAATGTGCTCGGCAAGATCGGGGAGGGCTTCAAGGTGGTCCTTACCACTTACGACTATTCCCGCATACTCATAGCCGCGCAGGCCGTTGGAATAGCGCAGGGCGCGTTCGAGGCAGCGTTCAATTACTCCATCGAGAGGAATGCGTTTGAGCGTCCGATAATCGCGTTCGAGGGTGTCTCATTCAAGGTAGCGGAAATGTTAATGGAGCTGGAGGCTGCCAGGCTACTCACGTACTGGGCCGCCAACCTCGCAGAGTCCGGCGATCCCAAATTCGTGCTGGCCTCCTCGATCGCGAAGTACTACGCGACCGAGACCGCAGTTAAAATTTCAAAGAACGCAATATCTATTCACGGCGGCGTTGGTGTGGACAAGGAATCGCTGGTAGAGAGGTATCTAAGGGATGCGATGATAACTACTATATATGAAGGCGCAAATGACGTGCAAAAACTCACAATAGCTAAGTCTCTTCTTCGCGCGATTTCTAAGGATGTACCAATATCATGACCTAAACTCAAATCGATGCGCTCAACGTACTGAAGCATGGCCCGGGATTCTCGTCAATGGAAACCTTCGGACCGCTCTCGTTCGTAGTGCATAACAACGGGGGCGCGCCCACTGACCGCATAGCGCCCACGTGGGAGGCCCAAAACCCTAACATGCACACAATTAGTCAGAATTGGAAATCTCACCAAAGGACTGAAGTGCCGCGGGTGGGACTTGAACCCACGACATCCCGGTCTTCAGCCGGGCGCTCTCCCAGGCTGAGCTACCGCGGCGCTAATCGTTAAGGGAAATGGGTTTATAAGAATGGGGGTTAAGGACAAGCGGAAACCTCGCCTTCAAGTGGGATTTAGCATTAAATTATATAAAGTTTAAATTTAATATTGTACATTATACTCATCGAGAGCTAAGATTCCACGCAGACACATAGGACGCGGCCGCCCGCAGTGTCCACGAAGCTCCATATCTACGACCCATATGATCGGCGAATTAAGCAGCTCACAAAATGAAGTCCTAGTATTACTACCTAACTCGTCATTTATTGTTGAGTTTACTGTATGTTCCGTGAATGGTTAAAATATTTCTTTCCTATTCCTCCTATAGTAATGTCCTCTCACCTAACTCGCCATGTGTAACGGTAGGAATAGACCTTACGAGGTAACATTTTTAGGTCATGGCATTCGGGCACAAATTGTGGGGCCGTTGCCTAGCCAGGCAAGGCGTCGGGCTCCAGAGGTCAAAGAGGGAATTGACCGCGAGGGATGATGAACCTCTGGAGCTGGGGCAACCCGAAGATCGGGGGTTCAAATCCCTCCGGCCCCACCAGATGGGGCTGTGGGCTAGCCTGGTAGGCTGCCGGCCTCGGGCGCCGGCGGTCGCCGGTTCAAATCCGGCCAGCCCCATCACAAGTCCATTACACACGCTCAAGCATAAATAGCTCACCGCGTCCTTCAGTACGTTGCCGGAGGGCGTAAGAGTTGCGAGGGTAACCTTCATCCCGAGCGGATTTCACCTTTGGGCCTCGGGGAGTGCCCTAGAGTATCTCGTGTCTCTAAATCCTCCTATGTGCACATGTCCGGATTTCTCGTTTAAACTCGCGCGGGGAACGCCGTCTCCATGCAAGCATATACGCTCAGTTCTAGCGTCGAAATATTGGGGAACCTACGAGGAGATAACACTCCCTGACGATCAGCTGATCGGAGTTCTCATCGGATCGCTGCAGATTCAACCCCGGACCTCAGAGCGCTCAGATTTGCCTCCAAAATCCTAGGATCTTGGAAGCGGGTCCGGGAGGCATTGATCAGCCACTCGAGTGGAACGTAGCCTGCACCCGACAGGGCTCCCAGTAAAACAGTGCCTGTAAGTATGCGTGGCTCCCGAAGCTCCTGCCCTACGCGCTCGGCAATTCTAGTGGCCTCGACGCGTATCACACGCGCATAAGCCTCAATGCGTTGGTCTATCAAGGATGAATTAATCAACAGAAGTCCCCCGCGCCCTACGCGCTCACACCTCTTCAGGGCCAGTGGGTCCGCCAGCAGTACCGCTTCATATCTTGATGGCAGCGGATCATCCACAGACTCCGATGATCCGACCACCGCGCTCTCTACACGTCCTCCCCTGGTCTGGGGGCCATATGTTGGAACTACTGTCGCATGCATTCCGGCATACATGAGTCCAAGTGCCAGCAGGTTCCCGGCCTCAACCACCCCTTGACCTCCCCTGCCCGATATGAGCGCAGTTATCCTCAAGCATCCACCCCCAATCTATCCCTGCACAGCCTGGGCGGCCGCACCTTGGACACGACCTCATGCGTGTAGACCTTGGCGTCATCAACGGTCATCTTCCAGTTCACATTACACGTGCCCATGAACTCGACAAATGAGAACCCACCCTTCATCTGTGCTCTGAACGCCGACAGTATTGCCCGATAAGAGTCCATCACCGGTTTAAACGAGTACGAGAGGTTTCCACCTCTTTTGATGGGCTTCGGAGCTATGATCACCCTCCTCAAATAGGCAGGTCCCTCCAGCGAGGATAGCACGTCGCATACGTCAATGGGAGGCCCCTCTGCCCCTCTCCCTCTTCCCCTAGGCGTAGTTGTGGTAGCCATCCCCATAGGAGTGGTCGGCGACATCTGCCCCCCGGTCATTCCGAACACCATGTTATCATACATTAGGACTGTGATCGGCACACCTCTATTGGCGGCGCTAATCAGTTCGCCTATTCCTATCCCTCCAGCGTCGCCGTCTCCCTGCACGGAGAACACCGTTAAATCGGGCTCCAGCAATTTGATGGCCGTCATCAGTGCAGGAGCTCTTCCATGTGGCGCCTGGACATAGTCCACGTCCAAGAACTCATACGCAAGGGATGAGCACCCAACTGATCCTACCATGACCGCCCTCTCCACAAGGCCCAGCTCCTCCAGTGCCCTTGCTATTAACTTGAGAAGTATTCCATGTTCACATCCCGGGCAGTAAGGAGTAGGCATCCCCTGGCGTATCGATGATATGCGCACGGCCTCCATCACGCTAGCGCCTCCTCAACATCTACTATTTCTCCGCCAGGAACTGCGACCGATTTTACCAGTGGACCCAGCCTAGCGCTGACATCCTCGTGCAGCTGTCCCTCGCTCATCTCAACCACTACTACTTCCCTTCCCTCGGCAGCGCTCTCCAGCTCCTCCCATGGAAACGGGTTAAGTATCACTGGACGGAAGAGCCCCAACCTAATTCCGTGTTTCCGAAGATCTGCTACTGCACCCCTCGCCTTTCTGGCTGCCACACCGTAAGCGATGAGCAGCGTGTCCGCGTCATCGCACATGATGCATTCAAAGCTCCTGACTTCTGTCTCTATCCTTCTCCACTTGGTCATCAGGGCCTCTTTGTGGCTCCTCATCTCGTGTG
Protein-coding regions in this window:
- a CDS encoding 2-oxoacid:acceptor oxidoreductase family protein is translated as MRITALISGRGGQGVVEAGNLLALGLMYAGMHATVVPTYGPQTRGGRVESAVVGSSESVDDPLPSRYEAVLLADPLALKRCERVGRGGLLLINSSLIDQRIEAYARVIRVEATRIAERVGQELREPRILTGTVLLGALSGAGYVPLEWLINASRTRFQDPRILEANLSALRSGVESAAIR
- a CDS encoding acyl-CoA dehydrogenase family protein, whose translation is MASFPFDGLDDFEVKFTEDQEMFRRIVEKFAEDSLRPRVKDVESADKIPVELIEGAKALGLMGIGVPPEYGGQGGGFKELAIMSEEISRVLPAFGTMLLVNRLFIDPLMMFGTADQKSRYLPPVAKGEVFAAHANTEPGAGSDVAGISTTAKMSSSGSKWILNGRKIFISNADRAQFFLVSARTSPSEPGKRWRGITAFIVERDYPGLRIGQKFNVMGLMGEHPSEVLLEDVEVPESNVLGKIGEGFKVVLTTYDYSRILIAAQAVGIAQGAFEAAFNYSIERNAFERPIIAFEGVSFKVAEMLMELEAARLLTYWAANLAESGDPKFVLASSIAKYYATETAVKISKNAISIHGGVGVDKESLVERYLRDAMITTIYEGANDVQKLTIAKSLLRAISKDVPIS
- a CDS encoding transposase; the protein is MRTLFNLALGALMAHLGALVDGRTARNAKYSSEALLRCLIHLSARGAYAESGLGALADNGHRVPSPDTLFYRLERVDPMEALEAMNDANAELLGHAPRGRGVPPMVAIDYTEEPYYGRRDSMVMRGKMKDGTTYFHTYATVSTVGMDERAKLTLHALPVTPFSSKEEVVGRLLEEAGSLLRARPSLLLMDRGFFAVEVLSMLQRMGMRFIVPAVANSRVKGIIEAYARGELPPVVEYRMGSDEEDGKGVDFYLVIARRRDAKDDDPPSKRYIAFATNVPFEDPEDMVRRIPEEYRARWGIETSYRVQDGFEAKTCSRSHTIRIVYFLLSVILYNSWAMMALMGTGRATTYRYRDYIAEEAVKVPWMEVGYMMGAG
- a CDS encoding SWIM zinc finger family protein codes for the protein MSLNPPMCTCPDFSFKLARGTPSPCKHIRSVLASKYWGTYEEITLPDDQLIGVLIGSLQIQPRTSERSDLPPKS
- a CDS encoding thiamine pyrophosphate-dependent enzyme; translation: MEAVRISSIRQGMPTPYCPGCEHGILLKLIARALEELGLVERAVMVGSVGCSSLAYEFLDVDYVQAPHGRAPALMTAIKLLEPDLTVFSVQGDGDAGGIGIGELISAANRGVPITVLMYDNMVFGMTGGQMSPTTPMGMATTTTPRGRGRGAEGPPIDVCDVLSSLEGPAYLRRVIIAPKPIKRGGNLSYSFKPVMDSYRAILSAFRAQMKGGFSFVEFMGTCNVNWKMTVDDAKVYTHEVVSKVRPPRLCRDRLGVDA
- a CDS encoding PaaI family thioesterase; this encodes MSLEVLKNLLEMDPFLKLLGVKVERIEPGNCTLCLDFREELTRFGGTMNGGAIATLMDAAGGCAVLSYKLGHNEVTVDLNVSYVKPVSEGPVRASAKVIRGGRTLAFVDIELRDGKGDLCATCKGTYMYLDWT